A genomic window from Silene latifolia isolate original U9 population chromosome Y, ASM4854445v1, whole genome shotgun sequence includes:
- the LOC141628956 gene encoding uncharacterized protein LOC141628956, producing MVQEMIEEVQVIRQKMKAAQDHQKSYTDLRRSEIEFNVGDKVLLKVSPMKGVMRFGKHGKLSHKYLGPYEIYDRVGEVSYRLALPPALARVHNVFHVSQLRKYVSGPSHVLKIENIELDEQLTYEEVPKKILNTKVRKTRNGEVALVKVLWYNHEVEEATWEIDASMRERYPHLFH from the coding sequence ATGGTGCAAGAGATGATTGAGGAAGTGCAAGTGAtaagacaaaagatgaaagctgCACAGGATCATCAGAAAAGTTATACGGATTTGAGAAGATCTGAGATTGAGTTTAATGTTGGTGATAAGGTGTTGCTGAAAGTGTCACCAATGAAgggagtcatgagatttgggaagcaTGGAAAATTGAGTCATAAGTAtttaggaccatatgagatttatGATAGAGTTGGGGAAGTGTCGTATCGTCTAGCGCTACCACCAGCTTTAGCGCGAGTCCATAATGTGTTTCACGTGTCACAGCTGAGGAAGTATGTTAGTGGTCCGTCACATGTGCTTAAAATTGAAAACATTGAGTTAGATGAGCAATTGACGTATGAAGAAGTCCCAAAGAAGATACTTAACACTAAGGTTCGCAAAACCAGAAATGGTGAAGTGGCTTTGGTGAAAGTGTTGTGGTATAACCATGAAGtggaggaagctacttgggagatAGACGCATCAATGCGCGAGAGATATCCTCATCTTTTTCACTAG